In one window of Cryptococcus neoformans var. neoformans B-3501A chromosome 11, whole genome shotgun sequence DNA:
- a CDS encoding hypothetical protein (HMMPfam hit to Glyco_hydro_47, Glycosyl hydrolase family 47, score: 418.2, E(): 9.5e-123): protein MLSSRTIWIWLAPCLCLSNLLGVWGMTDARRIQLRDETAALFRHGYEGYIKYAYPADELRPLSCAPLRRSKNAADFGINDLHANVSLTLLDVLSSLPLLHPHALPSALERITTQVSFDQDVKVQVFEMTIRALGGLLSMYQYLDDLPDSPYEQARVLGVVREGKEGWLGLGLGAQEKVDKVDVKKYKPRILELAEDLGRRMLPAFNTKTGLPYARVNLKHGIEKGESAETCTAGAGSLILEFSLLSRLTGDDRYEQLARNAYYSIWNRRSDHNLLGNTIGATHGHWLMPGLSGVGAGMDSFFEYGVKAGIMLGDDSFYDIFYDSYAAIQTHVRTTDGFIYRPIHTRLLQIPSPTTIDSLSAFLPAIQVLAGDIPSAIRSHLVFWNLWRKFGALPESWRWQERRIEWAGWPGRPEFIESTYYLYQATKDPFYLRVGERVLKDLARRTKTSCGFATIKNVLTSELEDRMESFMLSETLKYLYLLFSDTPFPNQNKVFTTEGHPLYIPQPLLQPSTNARKSLHKGEWLTCPAYQSPFATGGIDFHGTDKVGNRVEKVGITVGIEGTSEYEYARALVFGWGEEGLKVEDQKRMWFDGGVCSIQEVPKFAFDIVLTSPFNETFPEDPSPGSDKVYQNTTTGDYVISNIAGIRLGVRWRLDGQGYDVSSIGPHRVRTGQQVTVIDSSMRNHFPLPSLAPGPPQPQYEPTEVILRFVFLSPVVVKDKHVEASTVFLHALGATATFGKDFGASATSPRMEDQQGWQLSGGALPILVLPNPSDGCSPLTLSTPDYPFILLLDRGNCTFAEKAQNAETIGASGLLIVGYPHPPEGGVTQGDQTVYAAPEEGLVRPSAEPNEAEGLDSMGIVYMEHLVGELVRNASQKGEIGAAIMRIEGVGEEAAGSSGFPQAGSGATKKHWESDSRIREGRLAVGDWEICNLVVVDTSV from the exons ATGCTATCATCAAGAACCATATGGATATGGCTGGctccttgcctttgcctGTCGAATTTATTAGGCGTATGGGGCATGACCGATGCTCGAAGGATACAGCTTCGTGACGAGACTGCTGCCCTGTTCAGACATGGATACGAAGGGTATATAAAGTATGCATATCCTGCG GACGAACTTCGCCCATTGTCATGTGCACCACTACGTCGATCAAAGAATGCAGCTGATTTTGGCATCAACGACCTCCACGCCAATGTTtccctcaccctcctcgacgtcctctcctccttacCGCTCTTACACCCACATGCTCTCCCCTCTGCGCTAGAGCGTATAACAACCCAAGTATCGTTCGACCAAGATGTGAAAGTACAAGTATTCGAAATGACCATCCGTGCCCTGGGAGGTTTATTGTCGATGTATCAGTATCTCGATGATTTACCGGATTCACCTTACGAGCAAGCGAGAGTGCTTGGGGTGgtaagagaaggaaaggaagggtgGTTAGGCCTAGGGCTGGGAGCTCAGGAAAAAGTGGATAAGGTGGATGTGAAAAAGTATAAGCCGAGGATCTTGGAATTGGCGGAAGAtttggggaggaggatgttgCCGGCGTTCAACACGAAAACTGGATTACCGTATGCGCGTGTGAATTTGAAGCATGGGATCGAGAAGGGTGAGAGTGCGGAGACGT GTACGGCAGGAGCGGGCAGTCTTATCCTCGAgttttcccttctttctaGATTGACAGGCGACGACCGTTACGAA CAACTAGCCCGAAACGCTTACTACTCGATATGGAATCGTCGCTCGGATCATAATCTACTCGGTAACACGATAGGAGCCACGCACGGCCATTGGCTCATGCCTGGTTTGAGCGGAGTTGGAGCAGGGATGGATAGCTTCTTTGAATATGGGGTCAAGGCTGGTATCATGCTCG GTGATGACTCGTTTTACGACATATTTTACGACTCTTATGCTGCTATTCAAACTCATGTCCGAACGACTGACGGTTTTATC tATCGACCTATCCACACTCGCCTTCTCCAAATCCCCAGCCCAACAACGATCGATTCCCTCTCGGCCTTTCTACCCGCCATCCAAGTCCTCGCTGGTGATATCCCTTCGGCCATCAGATCGCATCTCGTCTTCTGGAATCTATGGAGAAAGTTTGGAGCTCTGCCTGAGAGTTGGCGGTGGCAGGAGAGGCGGATAGAATGGGCTGGATGGCCTGGGAGACCAGAGTTTATAGAGTCGACTTATTATCTGTATCAG GCAACAAAAGATCCGTTCTATTTGAGGGTTGGCGAACGGGTTTTAAAGGATCTGGCAAGGCGAACCAAAACGTCCTGCGGATTTGCTACCATCAAGAACGTCTTGACGAGCGAG CTGGAAGACAGAATGGAGAGCTTTATGCTTTCGGAAACCCTCAAG TATCTCTACCTTTTATTCTCTGATACGCCCTTCCCGAATCAGAATAAAGTTTTCACCACTGAAGGCCACCCACTATACATACCACAGCCTCTTCTGCAGCCTAGCACAAATGCGAGAAAGTCATTGCATAAAGGCGAATGGCTCACATGCCCGGCGTATCAAAGTCCTTTTGCCACCGGGGGTATCGACTTTCATGGGACTGACAAGGTTGGGAACCGAGTGGAGAAAGTTGGGATAACAGTCGGGATTGAGGGCACGTCAGAGTATGAATATGCGAGAGCGCTCGTCTTTGGttggggagaggaaggattgAAGGTAGAAGATCAAAAAAGAATGTGGTTTGATGGTGGGGTATGTAGTATCCAGGAAGTCCCCAAATTC GCGTTCGATATCGTTTTAACCTCTCCGTTCAATGAGACGTTCCCTGAGGATCCATCTCCTGGATCTGATAAGGTGTATCAAAATACCACGACGGGTGATTATGTCATCAGCAATATCGCGGGGATCCGTCTGGGAGTGAGATGGCGGCTGGACGGGCAAGGGTATGACGTGTCAAGCA TCGGTCCACATAGGGTTAGGACCGGCCAGCAGGTCACAGTCATCGACTCGTCTATGCGGAATCATTTCCCTCTACCTTCCCTTGCTCCAGGTCCACCTCAGCCGCAGTATGAGCCTACTGAAGTCATCCTCCGCTTCGTCTTTCTCTCCCCGGTGGTTGTCAAGGATAAACATGTAGAAGCTAGTACAGTTTTTCTCCACGCTTTAGGAGCGACCGCGACATTCGGAAAGGATTTTGGTGCTTCTGCAACGTCCCCCAGAATGGAAGACCAGCAAGGATGGCAGCTCAGCGGAGGTGCACTGCCGATTCTCGTCCTCCCCAACCCCTCCGATGGCTGTTCACCATTAACCCTATCAACTCCTGATTATCcgttcatcctcctcctcgatAGGGGCAATTGCACCTTTGCAGAGAAAGCGCAAAACGCAGAGACAATAGGTGCAAGCGGGTTGTTAATAGTTGGTTACCCTCACCCACCCGAAGGAGGTGTAACGCAAGGTGATCAGACGGTATACGCTGCTCCGGAGGAAGGCTTGGTACGGCCCTCTGCCGAGCCAAACGAGGCTGAGGGATTGGATAGTATGGGGATAGTGTATATGGAGCATCTTGTAGGAGAACTGGTGCGCAATGCGAGTCAAAAAGGTGAAATAGGGGCGGCGATTATGAGAATCGAAGGTGTAGGTGAGGAAGCAGCTGGGAGCAGTGGATTCCCACAGGCTGGATCGGGGGCGACAAAGAAGCATTGGGAAAGCGATTCGCGGATTAGGGAAGGTAGGCTGGCAGTTGGAGATTGGGAAATTTGTAATCTTGTGGTCGTAGATACTTCTGTATAA
- a CDS encoding hypothetical protein (Match to ESTs gb|CF188942.1|CF188942, gb|CF187095.1|CF187095, gb|CF185734.1|CF185734; HMMPfam hit to Transaldolase, Transaldolase, score: 537.1, E(): 1.5e-158), with protein MPTSLEALKASGTTVVADTGDFSSIDEFKPQDATTNPSLILAAVKMPAYAKLLEPAIKYAKSKGGDIEVQSENAMDRLLVEFGTEILKIIPGRVSTEVDAKFSFDTQATINKAHQIIALYKEQGIDKNRVLIKIASTYEGILAAKQLESEGIHCNLTLLFGFGQAVACAEAGVTLISPFVGRILDWYKKANPDTTYTAETDPGVQSVQKIYNYYKQHGYKTIVMGASFRNTGEIAALAGCDFLTISPKLLDELNKSQDDLPKKLDASSTGEAIPKTSYLDDEAKFRWALFEDVMAFDKLHEGIRGFAKDGASLKQMLIEKLKA; from the exons ATGCCCACTTCTCTTGAAGCTCTCAAGGC CTCTGGCACCACCGTTGTCGCCGACACTGGTgacttttcttccatcgaCGAGTTCAAGCCCCAGGATGCCACCACCAACCCTTCCCTCAT CCTTGCCGCCGTCAAGATGCCCGCTTACGCTAAGCTCCTCGAGCCTGCTATCAAGTACGCCAAGTCTAAGGGCGG TGACATTGAGGTCCAGTCCGAGAACGCCATGGACCGACTCCTCGTCGAGTTCGGTACTGAGATCTTGAAGATCATCCCCGGTCGAGTTTCCACCGAGGTTGACGCCAAGTTCTCTTTCGACACCCAGGCCACTATCAACAAGGCCCATCAGATTATTGCTCTTTACAAGGAGCAGGGTATTGACAAGAACCGAGTCTTGATCAAGATCGCCTCCACTTACGAGGGTATCCTTGCTGCCAAGCAGCTCGAATCTGAGGGTATCCA CTGTAACctcaccctcctcttcggtTTCGGCCAGGCCGTTGCTTGTGCCGAGGCTGGTGTCACCCTTATCTCTCCCTTCGTCGGCCGA ATCCTTGACTGGTACAAGAAGGCCAACCCCGACACCACTTACACTGCCGAGACTGACCCCGGAGTTCAGTCCGTCCAGAAGATCTACAA CTACTACAAGCAACACGGCTACAAGACCATCGTCATGGGTGCTTCTTTCCGAAACACTGGCGAAATTGCCGCTCTTGCCGGTTGCGACttcctcaccatctcccCCAAGCTCCTCGATGAGCTCAACAAGTCTCAGGACGACCTCCCCAAGAAGCTCGACGCTTCTTCCACTGGCGAGGCCATCCCCAAGACTTCCTACCTCGACGACGAGGCCAAGTTCCGATGGGCCCTTTTCGAAGATGTTATGGCGTTTGACAAGCTCCACGAGGGTATCCGAGGTTTCGCCAAGGACGGCGCTAGTTTGAAGCAGATGTTGAtcgagaagctcaaggCTTAA
- a CDS encoding hypothetical protein (HMMPfam hit to RhoGAP, RhoGAP domain, score: 51.4, E(): 2.4e-12): protein MFNRSSSSQSSSLWGLQALSSVVSTAASYVGLSRTSFNDSAERRRVVASEGYWKRDLTALVDECGGKVPPLLLTLSRVILSAGISTEGIFRRASNSRHLELLVALLSLPLEDQGNPSWFQLAHADPLLPPKILCKFLAELASPILRSELYDVIRSIVEPGDIKERLFPLLPPSHILILHYLTYVLHRLTAFEDSTKMNALNLAIVVAPTLISGPDPLEDAGMCLESGKKLPLAMLVAAGKAPEESVKGKEVETSGQGTVVGMLELWIREYPSVSGDLVPEKMVCPVSPAGLAAAAKRKEAGERRSIGERESYPKARKRRSGSVRNSFLGALFAGSGGNKESSGMEDAVEVREGVVGGPSSGSGSSPS from the exons ATGTTTAACCGGTCTTCTAGTAGTCAAAGCTCCTCACTTTGGGGGCTTCAGGCCCTCTCCTCAGTGGTTAGTACGGCGGCGTCTTATGTCGGCCTCTCTCGTACTAGCTTCAACGACTCTGCTGAGCGCCGCAGGGTCGTTGCGAGTGAGGGGTACTGGAAACGGGACTTGACCGCCTTGGTGGACGAATGCGGAGGTAAGGTCCCTCCTCTCTTGCTCACCTTGAGTAGAGTGATCCTGAGTGCGGGAATTTCCACCGAAGGGATCTTCAGGAGGGCTTCCAAC TCACGCCACTTGGAGCTCCTTGTCGCCTTACTCTCGCTCCCTCTTGAAGATCAGGGGAACCCCTCTTGGTTCCAGCTCGCCCACGCGGATCCTCTGTTGCCCCCCAAGATTCTCTGCAAGTTCCTAGCCGAGCTTGCTTCTCCTATCCTCCGATCCGAACTCTACGACGTGATCCGTTCCATCGTAGAGCCTGGGGA CATCAAGGAacgcctcttccccctcctccctccctcccacatcctcattctccaTTACTTGACCTATGTCCTCCACCGCCTGACCGCATTCGAGGATTCCACCAAGATGAACGCCCTCAACTTGgccatcgtcgtcgcccCCACCCTCATCTCCGGCCCTGACCCGCTTGAGGACGCCGGTATGTGTCTTGAGTCTGGCAAGAAGCTCCCTTTGGCGATGCTTGTGGCCGCGGGCAAGGCCCCGGAGGAGAGCGTCAAGGGTAAGGAGGTAGAGACGTCAGGCCAGGGGACGGTAGTGGGGATGCTGGAGTTGTGGATTAGGGAGTACCCCTCCGTCTCTGGCGACCTCGTTCCCGAGAAAATGGTCTGTCCTGTCTCTCCTGCTGGCCTTGCGGCTGCTGCCAAGCGAAAAGAGGCGGGCGAGCGCCGATCCattggggagagggagtCTTATCCCAAGGCGAGAAAGCGGAGGAGTGGTTCCGTGAGGAATTCTTTCCTCGGTGCCTTATTCGCTGGGTCTGGTGGGAACAAGGAGAGCAGTGGGATGGAGGACGCGGTCGAGGTTCGGGAGGGTGTTGTTGGTggtccttcttctggctctggttcttctccttcctga
- a CDS encoding hypothetical protein (HMMPfam hit to TFIID_30kDa, Transcription initiation factor TFIID 23-30kDa subunit, score: 94.2, E(): 3.2e-25): MSNFSSTPNASTPPQFQQQRVQPQQQAAPSQNQAVPFTTLSASSSVPTPVASAVGVSSPTSGSISSQSVVGGPTGSPAPPPISSNVNGSATPASSSTPVPVPNVSASDTQAAITSAPITTSIPNAQSNTSAPISSSGPTAGLAGNASTSAAAATQTEPQPSNQDTFWAARREEEIARRDRSLAELLVMLDGYKPLIPEEVTEYFLQRSGFDCSDPRLKRLLSLVAQKFISDLSRDAFHFSKLRVNGATAGRGRPAAGVDRNRVVLTMDDLSLALGEHGVNLKAPDYYL; encoded by the exons ATGTCGAATTTCTCGTCGACTCCGAACGCATCTACTCCTCCTCAATTCCAGCAACAACGAGTTCAACCTCAGCAACAAGCCGCTCCTAGCCAAAATCAGGCTGTGCCTTTTACGACATTATCAGCGTCTTCTTCAGTGCCGACACCTGTCGCTAGTGCTGTCGGAGTGTCTTCACCGACTTCTGGATCAATTTCTTCTCAGTCTGTTGTCGGCGGACCAACAGGGTCAccagctcctccacctATCTCTAGTAACGTCAATGGTTCTGCAACTCcggcatcctcatccacaccGGTTCCAGTACCTAACGTAAGTGCATCAGACACACAAGCAGCTATCACATCTGCTCCTATTACTACCTCCATCCCAAATGCCCAATCCAACACATCTGCCCCGATCTCGTCTTCTGGTCCCACCGCTGGATTGGCGGGGAATGCATCGACTTCGGCCGCTGCCGCTACTCAAACAGAACCCCAGCCTTCAAACCAAGATACTTTCTGGGCAGCGCgtagagaagaagagattgcTCGTCGCGATCGAAGCTTGGCGGAATTGTTGGTTATGCTAGATGGGTATAAGCCTCTT ATCCCGGAAGAGGTCACCGAGTATTTCTTACAACGGTCCGGATTCGACTGTTCTGACCCCAGGCT GAAGCGGCTCTTATCTCTTGTTGCTCAAAAGTTCATCTCAGACCTTTCAAGGGACGCCTTCCACTTCTCAAAACTGAGAGTCAATGGTGCGACGGCTGGTAGAGGTAGACCTGCTGCGGGTGTT GACAGGAACAGAGTCGTTCTAACGATGGACGACCTCAGCCTTGCTCTTGGTGAACATGGAGTCAACCTCAAAGCTCCGGATTATT ATCTGTAA
- a CDS encoding hypothetical protein (HMMPfam hit to Abi, CAAX amino terminal protease family, score: 57.8, E(): 2.9e-14) yields the protein MDPSLSLPPALSSGLPLSTAHALSFLFTTSYVGSLYISQHFFGTSTPNPRKAPFPNTVRSQTEPLPPISATDADGLGVEHDLGPELGSRDHPITIKRRMRAVACSTLLSVGGVCYVVKQLGHYSWKEAISPTMALLGVPTGFVVPSRALPYLLTPGLMIGPLYAMYLSGEVPVIGWRKKGETLWSTLKREFGLVEVRNYIVGPLTEEMVFRSTILAVSLLGRLSLKSLVFGTPMWFGIAHAHHGFEMYKRNGRNGAAALQAILTTLFQLTYTTLFGWFASYLYLRTGSVLPPLSAHIYCNVMGIYLPTVAVKRYPKRKASSSWLVILGTYLAGIVGFYFGIKVL from the exons ATGGACCCTTCACTATCGTTACCACCAGCTCTTTCATCGGGACTTCCCTTGAGCACTGCCCACGCCctgtccttcctcttcacaaCATCCTACGTTGGTTCGCTCTATATCTCGCAGCATTTCTTCGGGACATCTACTCCAAACCCTCGGAAAGCTCCATTCCCTAATACCGTTCGCTCGCAGACTGAACCTCTGCCACCTATTTCAGCCACAGATGCTGATGGCCTGGGAGTCGAACATGACCTCGGTCCGGAGCTTGGGAGTCGGGACCACCCCATTACCATCAAACGTCGAATGAGGGCTGTTGCCTGTTCTACCCTTTTGAGCGTCGGCGGGGTGTGCTATGTGGTGAAGCAGCTTGGTCATTATAGCTGGAAAGAAGCTATCAGCCCTACTATGGCTTTGTTGGGAGTTCCCACAGGCTTCGTTGTGCCATCTCGAGCCCTGCCCTATCTACTGACTCCAGGATTGATGATAGGACCTCTGTATGCCATGTACTTAAGTGGAGAGGTGCCGGTGAttggatggaggaagaagggagagactCTGTGGTCTACTCTGAAAAGAGAATTTGGCTTGGTAGAAGTGAGAAATTACATCGTT GGCCCCCTGACAGAGGAAATGGTATTTAGATCTACCATATTAGCTGTGTCACTTCTAGGTCGACTTTCTTTGAAATCCTTGGTCTTCGGTACCCCTATGTGGTTTGGTATAG CTCACGCTCATCACGGATTTGAAATGTACaaaaggaatggaaggaatggaGCAGCTGCTTTACAGGCCATCTTGACTACTC TGTTCCAGCTCACATATACCACTCTCTTCGGCTGGTTCGCCTCTTATCTCTACCTCCGCACAG GATCTGTCTTGCCCCCACTGTCCGCACACATCTACTGCAACGTAATGGGTATTTATCTTCCGACTGTCGCTGTCAAGCGTTACCCGAAGAGGAAAGCAT CATCATCGTGGCTAGTTATCTTGGGAACGTACTTGGCGGGAATCGTAGGGTTCTATTTTGGCATCAAGGTTTTATAA
- a CDS encoding 60S ribosomal protein L23 (Match to ESTs gb|CF189661.1|CF189661, gb|CF183526.1|CF183526, gb|CF183525.1|CF183525; HMMPfam hit to Ribosomal_L14, Ribosomal protein L14p/L23e, score: 195.1, E(): 1.4e-55): MSIKSAAAGTKFRMSLGLPVGAVMNCADNSGAKNLYVISVIGFGARLNRLPAAAAGDMVMASVKKGKPELRKKVMPAVICRQRKPWRRRDGIFLYFEDNAGVIVNAKGEMKGSAINGPVAKECADLWPRIASNAGTVV, translated from the exons atgTCCATCAAGT CCGCTGCCGCCGGTACCAAGTTCCGCATGTCCCTCGGTCTCCCCGTCGGTGCCGTCATGAACTGCGCTGACAACTCTGGTGCCAAGA ACCTTTACGTTATCTCCGTTATTGGTTTCGGTGCCCGACTTAACCGACTCCCCGCTGCCGCTGCCGGTGACATGGTTATGGCCTCCGTCAAGAAGGGTAAGCCTGAGCTTCGTAAGAAGG TCATGCCCGCTGTTATCTGCCGACAGAGGAAGCcctggaggagaagggatggtATCTTCCTCTACTTTGAGGACAATGCCGGTGTAATTGTCAACGCCAAGGGTGAGATGAAGGGTTCTGCCATCAACGGACC TGTCGCTAAGGAATGTGCCGACCTCTGGCCCCGTATCGCCTCCAACGCTGGTACCGTCGTCTAA
- a CDS encoding hypothetical protein (HMMPfam hit to Helicase_C, Helicase conserved C-terminal domain, score: 97.9, E(): 2.5e-26; HMMPfam hit to SNF2_N, SNF2 family N-terminal domain, score: 422.3, E(): 5.3e-124), whose protein sequence is MSTVTPSLANSTAATSPMSQSPSTRSASPSKEEVKIVSSSERDAAADGADVDGQEGIADPKKVVEELKEEGQHDPEAAARAARLNFLLDKSTIYAKIIGDRMARQQIEKRKAEARAEIRKANKEKKEAEAKEIRREGVRDKRKPKRAEVESKDEGRGKRKRQNIGGRDEKKAKVDKDEVDVDERPPEQVSEQTQSVHAEQDGEEEDDGDVQYSFKQPELVTGAKLRDYQLAGVQWMISLYENGLNGILADEMGLGKTLQTISFLSHLRSKGTWGPFLIVCPLSVLNNWIMEFEKFTPSVPVLMYHGNPDHRAELRATRLQTPTASDAGSSKTKGRKSNSNLAGDNTSTFPIVITTYEMCMKDKQFLSGIKWKFIVVDEGHRLKNLDCKLIRELKSYTSANRMILTGTPLHNNLAELWSLLNFILPDIFDDLDSFQQWFNFDEMNEGQTTEGLLNKSNVVASLHAILKPFLLRRLKVDVEKELPPKKEYLLYAPLTQMQKDIYQAIVSGQIREYLIDKVSSSGSGSNTPKEETPELEAAVEATDGRGQRKKKKVNYKIEENDNKYVRDLEEGRIRPEDGPTGLEEKSAAEVGREWALKQATKHVNNMRLQNLVMQLRKISSHPYLFDWPSDPATGELVVDDNLVNASGKMLLLNRLLDALFQKGHRVLLFSQFTTMLDVIEDWATVYKGWKVCRIDGSTPQESRRDQMDEFNGGKDDPNACKLFLLSTRAGGLGINLVSADTVIFFDQDWNPQMDLQAQDRAHRIGQTKPVLVFRLVSAHTIESKILAKAGNKRKLEALVISQGKFGRVVDENGRVLLGRKSTKKAEAKESVTEMAKALLDLEGEEINVASKDDQIISDADLEILLDRSPAAFARQKGWSAGLSKAGAHGRAEQLKKGEKTTFEVFETAKDDGQGLSGMFGGDGDAE, encoded by the exons ATGTCTACTGTGACACCATCACTCGCCAATTCTACCGCCGCCACTTCTCCAATGTCCCAATCTCCGTCAACACGAAGCGCGTCACCCtcaaaggaggaggtcaAAATCGTTTCTAGCAGCGAACGCGATGCCGCTGCTGACGGCGCGGATGTTGACGGTCAGGAAGGGATAGCAGACCCTAAAAAGGTGGTTGAAGaattgaaagaagaaggacaacATGATCCAGAG GCTGCAGCTCGAGCTGCTCGTCTGAATTTCTTACTTGACAAGTCTACGATCTACGCAAAGATCATTGGCGATCGTATGGCCCGTCAGCAGATCGAGAAGCGAAAAGCCGAAGCTCGAGCAGAAATTAGGAAAGccaacaaggaaaagaaggaggcagaAGCAAAGGAGATTAGGAGAGAAGGCGTGAGGGATAAAAGAAAGCCTAAGCGAGCGGAGGTCGAAAGCAAGGATGAAGGTCGAggcaagagaaagaggcaGAATATTGGTGGAcgagatgagaagaaggctaaAGTGGACAAGGATGAG GTGGATGTTGACGAGCGACCACCTGAGCAGGTTTCAGAACAGACTCAAAGTGTTCACGCTGAACAAgatggcgaggaggaagacgatggaGACGTTCAATACTCCTTCAAGCAGCCCGAACTCGTTACTGGTGCCAAACTCAGAGATTACCAGCTTGCAGGCGTCCAGTGGATGATCAGTCTGTACGAGAATGGCCTCAACGGTATTCTCGCTGATGAAATGGGTCTCGGCAAG ACTCTGCAAAcaatttccttcctttcccattTGCGAAGTAAAGGCACTTGGGGCCCATTCTTGATTGTCTGCCCTCTTTCCGTCTTGAATAACTGGATCATGGAATTTGAAAAGTTCACACCTAGTGTCCCT GTCCTTATGTACCACGGTAATCCCGATCATCGCGCTGAACTTCGCGCAACTCGTCTACAAACTCCTACTGCGTCTGATGCTGGCTCAAGTAAGACTAAGGGGCGTAAATCTAATAGCAATCTGGCCGGTGACAATACTTCAACTTTCCCTATCGTTATAACGACGTATGAGATGTGTATGAAGGATAAACAGTTTTTGAGCGGTATCAAGTGGAAGTTCATTGTCGTCGACGAAGGCCATAGATTGAAGAACCTGGATTGCAA GCTTATTCGCGAGCTTAAGTCATATACCAGTGCCAATCGAATGATCCTTACAGGTACTCCTCTCCAT AACAATCTCGCAGAGCTTTGGTCTCTTCTCAACTTCATCCTTCCCGATATCTTTGACGATCTAGACTCATTCCAGCAATGGTTCAATTTTGACGAGATGAATGAGGGACAAACGACTGAAGGCTTGCTCAACAAATCTAATGTCGTGGCATCTTTACATGCCATCTTGAAACCATTCTTGCTTCGACGCCTCAAGGTCGACGTCGAGAAAGAGCTTCCCCCCAAAAAGGAATACCTCCTTTACGCCCCTCTTACTCAGATGCAAAAGGATATTTACCAGGCTATCGTCTCTGGCCAGATCCGGGAGTACCTTATCGACAAAGTTTCCTCCAGTGGATCAGGTTCAAATACTCCCAAAGAGGAGACCCCCGAGCTCGAAGCAGCAGTTGAAGCGACCGATGGTAGAGGgcagagaaagaagaagaaagtcAACTATaagattgaagagaatGATAACAAGTATGTCAGGGATTTAGAGGAGGGCAGGATAAGGCCCGAGGATGGCCCGACCGGgctggaagaaaagagtgCTGCCGAggtgggaagagagtgGGCGTTGAAGCAAGCGA CCAAGCACGTCAACAACATGCGCCTACAAAATCTCGTCATGCAGCTCCGAAAgatctcttcccatccttaCCTCTTCGATTGGCCGAGCGACCCTGCCACGGGTGAACTAGTTGTCGATGATAACTTGGTCAATGCAAGTGGAAAGATGCTGCTGTTAAACAGGTTGCTCGATGCCTTATTCCAGAAAGGTCATCGCGTACTGTTGTTTAGTCAATTCACTACCATGTTGGACGTTATC GAGGACTGGGCTACGGTTTACAAGGGCTGGAAGGTTTGTCGAATTGATGGGTCAACACCTCAGGAGTCTCGTCGAGACCAGATGGACGAATTTAATGGTGGTAAAGACGATCCAAACGCCTGCAAGCTCTTTCTACTAAGCACAAGAGCCGGTGGTCTTGGTATTAACCTTGTCAGCGCCGATactgtcatcttctttgatCAAGACTGGA ACCCTCAAATGGACTTGCAGGCTCAAGATCGTGCTCATCGTATTGGTCAAACCAAACCTGTTCTCGTTTTCCGACTCGTTTCCGCCCATACTATCGAAAGCAAAATTCTGGCCAAGGCTGGTAACAAGCGAAAGCTCGAGGCGCTTGTCATATCGCAAGGAAAATTTGGTCGAGTGGTagatgagaatggaaggGTGCTGTTAGGTAGAAAAAGTAccaagaaggctgaggcGAAGGAGAGTGTCACGGAAATGGCCAAGGCGTTGTTAGATTTAGAAGGCGAAGAGATTAATGTCGCGAGCAAGGACGATCAAATCATCAG TGATGCTGACCTTGAAATCCTCCTCGATCGATCCCCCGCCGCATTCGCACGTCAAAAGGGTTGGTCCGCCGGATTGAGCAAAGCTGGTGCCCATGGCCGAGCAGAACAGCTCAAGAAGGGTGAAAAGACGACCTTTGAGGTGTTTGAGACTGCCAAGGATGACGGGCAGGGGTTGTCTGGGATGTTTGGGGGAGATGGTGATGCTGAATAG